GAAGCTGGTGATCTGTGGTATTGGGTGCACGAAAAGGATGGCTTCTATTCGGTTCGTACTACATATAAAATGTTGGCTGGGGACACGGTGGATATGGCTGATATGTCGAATTGGGAAAGAGAGAAGTGGTTATGGAATAAGCTCTGGAAGGTCTCGGTTTGGCCCCGTGTGAAGCTCTTCTTCTGGCAGTTGTGTAATGAAGCACTAGCAACAAGGGCAAACATCGCGTCTCGAGTGGGAGGTGAGTCTTCTTTCTGTTCTTTTTGTCATTCCCATAATGAGTCGAGTCttcatttgttttgtaattgttgGGTGGCTAATTGGGTATGGGATGGGATTGGGCTGCCATGTGAGGAAGAGGAAGTCAGGGGAAGCGGTGTGAGGGAGTGGGTGGAGTATCGGTAGAGGGAAATTGGTGAGGCGGATTATGGGAAGTTTATGGTAGGATGTTGGGCTTTATGGGAACATAGTAATAGGGTGGTCTTTGATGGGGTGGAGATTGGCCCGACTAAGGTGGTACGTAGGGTGTATGATGTTCTTGCTGAGGAGAGTGGCTGGATGGACTTGGGTGGTAAAAAAAACAGGAGCGGAGGACGTAGGAGAGTTGATGATCGGGCTGAAGGATGGATGGCTCCATCGAGGGGAGTGGTGAAGGTTAATGAGGATGCGGGAGTGCAGGACGGGCTTGGTGTGGGTACGGGAGCAATCTGCAGAGATGAATATGGGGCGGCCTTGTGGGGGATGGCTATCAATCGTGCACACACTTGGGAACCAGCCATTGCCGAAGCTGTTGCAATCCTTGACGGAGTTCAAGAAGGTGCACGGAGAGGACATCGAGATGTGGTCGTGGAGAGCGATTGCTTGCAGGTCATCGAAGATCTACAAAGCATGCGACATGGGCGGAGTATTCTTTCGGCTATATTAGATGATATTCTAGCTCTTAGTATTTTGTTTAGTTCGTTGCGATGGTCACATACTAGTCGAACCAATAATTGTGTGGCTCATGCGCTTGCTCATTTTAATTCTAGTTTTGTAGGTAAAACGGTATGGGATGGTGACTTGCCGCCGATCGTTAACAATGTTGTTCTCTTTAATATTTCGTTATTGAATTAAGCCCTTTTGGGTGTTTACCTCAAAAAAATAATAATGCTAATTTAATCAACTTATGTGAATATCCAAATATTCTACAAGTCTTGTATAATTTCAATGTTAATAGTCTCTAAAAAAATCATCGTTAATTGAATAATTTTGTCCCTATTATCATCATGTGCTAATATTTAGTCCGTTTAATCGTTGTATAGATAAAACGGATattccgtcttaaacaagaacTATTGTTTATCCCAAATTGGTACTCTTGGATTGGTTAACGTGCGAATTAAGAGCATGCATTGGAATTGAGATCAAGG
This sequence is a window from Silene latifolia isolate original U9 population chromosome 8, ASM4854445v1, whole genome shotgun sequence. Protein-coding genes within it:
- the LOC141597552 gene encoding uncharacterized protein LOC141597552, which codes for MVGCWALWEHSNRVVFDGVEIGPTKVVRRVYDVLAEESGWMDLGGKKNRSGGRRRVDDRAEGWMAPSRGVVKVNEDAGVQDGLGVGTGAICRDEYGAALWGMAINRAHTWEPAIAEAVAILDGVQEGARRGHRDVVVESDCLQVIEDLQSMRHGRSILSAILDDILALSILFSSLRWSHTSRTNNCVAHALAHFNSSFVGKTVWDGDLPPIVNNVVLFNISLLN